The Chroicocephalus ridibundus chromosome 20, bChrRid1.1, whole genome shotgun sequence genome has a window encoding:
- the CSF1 gene encoding macrophage colony-stimulating factor 1 isoform X2, producing the protein MPRLGAKVCLLRCTLLSSLLLLLLCSIHETEQNSYCQQIITEKHLAELEELADTQMQHPGRVSFKFIDKMKLNDSVCYVKAAFPLLGKILERTEFKENSSNAKKMQMVRKMYSRIDENIDPCIREEDDEERELSQTCFEEFTTSPYEMLVLVKQFFQDINQLLQNRETFEKDCSQVYRRTCLEPKNSGSSPEQRRKEPAIREGRREPLIYITVASVVAVLLAMGGLLFYKYKSRVLERPLEDGGCDPEEPERRALQGARECPELETQDL; encoded by the exons aTGCCCCGCCTCGGAGCCAAG GTGTGCCTCCTCCGCTGTACCCTGCTGtcgtccctcctcctcctcctgctctgcagcatccATGAGACGGAGCAGAACAGTTACTGCCAGCAGATCATCACGGAGAAGCACCTGGCCGAGCTGGAGGAACTG gcTGACACCCAGATGCAGCACCCGGGCAGGGTCTCCTTCAAGTTCATCGATAAGATGAAGTTG AACGACTCCGTCTGCTACGTGAAAGCCgcctttcctctgctgggcaAGATCCTGGAGCGGACGGAGTTCAAGGAGAACTCGTCCAACGCCAAGAAGATGCAGATGGTGCGCAAGATGTACAGCCGCATCGACGAGAACATCGACCCCTGCATCAGGGAGGAGGATGACGAGGAGAGGGAG CTCTCGCAAACGTGCTTTGAGGAGTTCACCACCTCCCCCTACGAGATGCTGGTGCTGGTGAAACAGTTCTTCCAGGACATCAACCAGCTGCTGCAGAACCGGGAGACCTTCGAGAAGGACTGCAGCCAGGTCTACCGCAGGACCTGCTTGGAGCCCAAGAATTCGGGATCCTCCCCAG AGCAGCGCAGGAAGGAGCCGGCCATCAGGGAGGGCCGCCGGGAGCCCCTGATATACATCACGGTGGCCAGCGTGGTGGCCGTCTTGCTGGCCATGGGAGGGCTGCTCTTCTACAAGTATAAATCCAGG GTCCTGGAGCGGCCGCTGGAAGACGGAGGCTGCGACCCCGAGGAGCCGGAGAGGAG GGCGCTGCAGGGAGCGAGGGAAtgtccagagctggagactcagGACCTCTAA
- the CSF1 gene encoding macrophage colony-stimulating factor 1 isoform X1, with translation MPRLGAKVCLLRCTLLSSLLLLLLCSIHETEQNSYCQQIITEKHLAELEELADTQMQHPGRVSFKFIDKMKLNDSVCYVKAAFPLLGKILERTEFKENSSNAKKMQMVRKMYSRIDENIDPCIREEDDEERELSQTCFEEFTTSPYEMLVLVKQFFQDINQLLQNRETFEKDCSQVYRRTCLEPKNSGSSPGVGTDPDCNCLSPALPSATQPSLSAATHAGGEVAPASTRVPYSLLHATLADLDAPSQPPSSTDGGSGTEEVLGAGVGDTASVPSPAMQPTAPADGAEPPLDPARTLSLVALDFPILRGDGELVEGGTEVVAGHPPQDPAQKQGASILPDRAGGLRTTAPAASPSAGLAGGGARSRPAETSQPVTQLRFSRMAPGIRGRAPGGPGTGVGVRGWGLSRLREPEDGGAGPSFDSGFVLGAEQRRKEPAIREGRREPLIYITVASVVAVLLAMGGLLFYKYKSRVLERPLEDGGCDPEEPERRALQGARECPELETQDL, from the exons aTGCCCCGCCTCGGAGCCAAG GTGTGCCTCCTCCGCTGTACCCTGCTGtcgtccctcctcctcctcctgctctgcagcatccATGAGACGGAGCAGAACAGTTACTGCCAGCAGATCATCACGGAGAAGCACCTGGCCGAGCTGGAGGAACTG gcTGACACCCAGATGCAGCACCCGGGCAGGGTCTCCTTCAAGTTCATCGATAAGATGAAGTTG AACGACTCCGTCTGCTACGTGAAAGCCgcctttcctctgctgggcaAGATCCTGGAGCGGACGGAGTTCAAGGAGAACTCGTCCAACGCCAAGAAGATGCAGATGGTGCGCAAGATGTACAGCCGCATCGACGAGAACATCGACCCCTGCATCAGGGAGGAGGATGACGAGGAGAGGGAG CTCTCGCAAACGTGCTTTGAGGAGTTCACCACCTCCCCCTACGAGATGCTGGTGCTGGTGAAACAGTTCTTCCAGGACATCAACCAGCTGCTGCAGAACCGGGAGACCTTCGAGAAGGACTGCAGCCAGGTCTACCGCAGGACCTGCTTGGAGCCCAAGAATTCGGGATCCTCCCCAG GTGTGGGGACAGATCCTGACTGCAattgcctgtcccctgccctcccttctgCCACCCAGCCCTCCCTCTCCGCTGCCACCCATGCCGGCGGGGAGGTGGCACCCGCTAGCACCCGTGTCCCTTACAGCCTCCTCCATGCCACCCTCGCTGACTTAGACGCCCCGTCTCAGCCCCCCAGTAGCACGGACGGTGGCTCGGGGACCGAGGAGGTCCTGGGTGCCGGGGTAGGTGACACGGCATCAGTGCCGTCCCCCGCGATGCAGCCGACAGCTCCAGCCGATGGCGCCGAACCCCCCCTGGATCCAGCCAGGACCCTGAGCCTGGTGGCCctggacttccccatcctgcgcGGGGATGGAGAGCTGGTGGAGGGGGGCACCGAAGTGGTGGCCGGCCACCCGCCGCAGGATCCGGCCCAGAAGCAGGGAGCCTCCATCCTCCCGGACCGTGCCGGCGGGCTCAGGACCACCGCgccagcagcatctcccagcgCCGGCTTGGCGGGCGGCGGAGCCAGGAGCCGTCCTGCCGAGACATCCCAGCCCGTCACGCAGCTCCGTTTCTCCAGGATGGCCCCGGGGATACGGGGCCGAGCGCCGGGCGGCCCCGGGACTGGGGTCGGGGTGCGAGGCTGGGGGCTGAGCCGGCTGCGGGAGCCCGAGGACGGCGGGGCCGGCCCCAGCTTTGACTCTGGCTTTGTTCTGGGCGCAGAGCAGCGCAGGAAGGAGCCGGCCATCAGGGAGGGCCGCCGGGAGCCCCTGATATACATCACGGTGGCCAGCGTGGTGGCCGTCTTGCTGGCCATGGGAGGGCTGCTCTTCTACAAGTATAAATCCAGG GTCCTGGAGCGGCCGCTGGAAGACGGAGGCTGCGACCCCGAGGAGCCGGAGAGGAG GGCGCTGCAGGGAGCGAGGGAAtgtccagagctggagactcagGACCTCTAA